One Nocardia iowensis DNA window includes the following coding sequences:
- a CDS encoding carbamoyltransferase family protein, with the protein MYILGLNISPHDASAALLRDGALICLIEQERISRRKHAVFESPADAARACLAEAGITLDSVDTIAFGWNIADTPLSGSRRFTPDGVRRWLFPDRKVTSTMPALEWVPHHLAHAASCYYTCGEDDVAILVVDGAGETQATTLAHGSRGNIEILQEWPISQSLGFYYGLASQWAGLHLHFGPGKLMGLAGYGRPQAPIGLERRPDGYWITAADDSVSHHATGADRSKAIRLEIPAAFERSVTTAFARHYPFVPRHGEDALSYADFAATVQHELEEAAFGLALHARKRIASSTLALAGGVAMNCSMVGKLIQSRIYDRIYVTPVATDAGVSLGAALVAAARHRPFAPTHIDHPYWQSAITARSATAAVAPTGLHCRALPEPDLARCAAAAIADGRIVMWARGRAEIGQRALGARSVLADPRDRRTWERLNTIKGREMWRPLAPSVLAEHIREIFESPVDDPARFMLAAASIRPAMRRVIPAVTHVDGSARPQLVDRATNPLYWSLIEHFRQLTGIPTVVNTSFNLAVEPIVHTAEDAVATFVQSGADLLVLDNLMIAKSESELDTVIAAEDAR; encoded by the coding sequence ATGTACATCCTCGGATTGAATATCAGCCCGCATGATGCCTCGGCCGCGTTGCTGCGCGACGGCGCCCTGATCTGCCTCATCGAACAGGAACGAATAAGTCGCCGCAAACACGCCGTCTTCGAATCACCGGCCGACGCCGCGCGCGCGTGTCTCGCCGAGGCGGGCATCACGCTCGATTCGGTGGACACGATCGCATTCGGCTGGAATATCGCGGACACACCGCTGTCGGGCAGCAGACGATTCACCCCGGATGGCGTGCGGCGGTGGCTATTTCCCGATCGCAAAGTGACGAGCACCATGCCCGCGCTGGAGTGGGTGCCGCACCACCTCGCCCACGCGGCCAGCTGTTACTACACGTGTGGCGAGGACGATGTCGCGATTCTGGTGGTCGACGGTGCAGGCGAGACACAGGCCACCACGCTGGCGCACGGATCCCGGGGCAACATCGAGATCCTGCAGGAATGGCCGATCAGCCAGTCGCTGGGTTTCTACTACGGATTGGCCTCGCAATGGGCCGGGCTGCACCTGCATTTCGGGCCGGGCAAGCTGATGGGCCTGGCCGGATACGGCAGACCGCAGGCACCGATCGGACTGGAGCGGCGTCCGGATGGTTACTGGATCACCGCCGCGGATGACTCGGTATCGCATCACGCCACCGGAGCCGACCGGTCCAAGGCGATCCGCTTGGAGATCCCCGCGGCCTTCGAACGGTCGGTGACCACCGCCTTCGCCCGGCACTATCCGTTCGTGCCCCGGCATGGCGAAGACGCGCTGTCCTACGCCGATTTCGCGGCGACGGTGCAACACGAGTTGGAGGAGGCGGCGTTCGGCCTCGCGCTGCATGCCAGGAAGCGGATCGCGTCCTCGACGCTGGCGCTGGCCGGCGGCGTGGCGATGAACTGTTCGATGGTCGGCAAGTTGATCCAGAGCCGCATCTACGACCGGATCTACGTCACCCCGGTGGCCACCGATGCCGGGGTGTCGCTCGGCGCCGCGCTGGTCGCCGCGGCCAGGCACCGGCCGTTCGCGCCTACCCACATCGACCATCCGTACTGGCAGTCGGCCATCACCGCGCGGTCCGCGACGGCGGCGGTGGCACCCACCGGGCTGCATTGCCGGGCACTGCCCGAGCCGGACCTCGCCCGCTGCGCCGCGGCCGCCATCGCCGACGGCCGGATCGTAATGTGGGCGCGTGGCCGGGCCGAGATCGGCCAGCGCGCGCTCGGGGCGCGCAGTGTGCTCGCCGATCCGCGCGACCGGCGCACCTGGGAACGCCTCAACACCATCAAGGGCAGGGAGATGTGGCGACCGCTGGCGCCCAGCGTGCTCGCCGAGCACATCCGGGAGATCTTCGAGAGCCCCGTCGATGACCCGGCTCGGTTCATGCTGGCGGCGGCGAGTATCCGGCCCGCCATGCGCCGGGTGATTCCCGCGGTGACCCACGTCGACGGTTCGGCAAGGCCGCAACTGGTCGACCGGGCGACCAACCCGCTGTATTGGTCGCTGATCGAACACTTCCGGCAGTTGACGGGCATTCCGACGGTCGTCAACACGTCGTTCAATCTCGCGGTCGAGCCCATCGTGCACACCGCCGAGGACGCCGTCGCCACCTTCGTACAGTCGGGCGCCGACCTCCTTGTCCTCGACAACCTGATGATCGCCAAGAGCGAGAGCGAGCTCGACACCGTGATCGCCGCAGAGGACGCCCGATGA
- a CDS encoding methyltransferase: MTEPVRPRRRGNLAEAADLVFPYAVRVAATLRLADFLADGVCELTDLAAAAGAEPDALGRLMRYLTCRGVFAETAPDTYRLTPAARMLCSDSTGNLRALLDLEGLGGRLDRPMAGLLESVRTGSASYPAIFGKPFWDDLAEHPELGQAFDTMMAAQVGDVATEVAQGFSWSEVGHVVDVGGGAGALLTELLRTYPTLTGTLVDLPGPAKAATRVFEEAGLADRCTVVEGSFFAPLPTGGDVYVLSVVLHDWDDRQARAILRSCAHAAGAGGTVLVVEGLADGDLPPAVSTTLDLRMLVTMGGKERTHEQMRTLIESAGLTVVAARRTATRTLLECRTRGPR; the protein is encoded by the coding sequence ATGACCGAGCCGGTTCGCCCGCGGCGGCGGGGCAATCTCGCGGAGGCAGCGGATCTGGTGTTCCCGTACGCGGTGCGGGTCGCCGCCACGCTGCGGCTGGCCGACTTCCTGGCCGACGGAGTCTGCGAGCTCACCGACCTGGCCGCCGCTGCGGGGGCCGAACCCGACGCGCTCGGCAGGCTCATGCGATACCTCACCTGCCGCGGCGTGTTCGCCGAGACCGCACCGGACACCTACCGGCTCACTCCGGCGGCACGCATGCTGTGCAGCGACAGCACGGGCAACCTGCGCGCGTTGCTGGATCTCGAAGGTCTCGGCGGGCGCTTGGATCGTCCGATGGCGGGTCTGCTGGAGTCCGTCCGCACCGGTTCGGCGTCGTATCCCGCCATCTTCGGCAAGCCCTTCTGGGACGATCTCGCCGAGCATCCCGAGCTAGGGCAGGCCTTCGACACGATGATGGCGGCGCAGGTCGGCGATGTCGCCACCGAAGTCGCACAAGGCTTTTCGTGGTCCGAGGTCGGGCACGTCGTCGATGTCGGCGGCGGCGCTGGCGCATTGCTGACCGAGCTTTTGCGCACCTATCCCACGCTCACCGGCACACTCGTCGACCTGCCGGGACCCGCGAAGGCGGCGACTCGGGTCTTCGAGGAAGCCGGACTGGCCGATCGCTGCACCGTCGTCGAAGGCAGCTTCTTCGCGCCGCTGCCAACGGGCGGCGACGTGTACGTGCTCTCGGTCGTACTGCACGACTGGGACGACCGGCAGGCCCGCGCGATCCTGCGTAGTTGCGCGCACGCCGCGGGCGCGGGCGGCACCGTGCTCGTCGTCGAGGGACTCGCGGACGGGGATCTGCCGCCTGCCGTGTCCACCACACTCGACCTCCGGATGCTGGTCACGATGGGCGGCAAGGAGCGCACGCACGAGCAGATGCGCACGTTGATCGAATCGGCCGGGCTCACCGTCGTCGCGGCACGCCGGACAGCGACTCGCACGCTCCTCGAATGCCGGACGCGCGGGCCGCGATAG
- a CDS encoding VOC family protein gives MSQQQSNPTARIVPLLVYDDPVAMIGWLEQAFGFTERPDTRIVSDGDVHAELEVDGSGLIMLAAPSVHGVSPKVGVSSTTMIDVDDVDAHCARARAAGAKIIIEPEQAFWGDRRYQAADVEGHLWHFQQRKQA, from the coding sequence ATGAGCCAGCAACAATCGAACCCAACGGCACGCATCGTGCCGTTGCTCGTCTACGACGATCCGGTCGCCATGATCGGGTGGCTGGAGCAAGCCTTCGGCTTCACCGAGCGCCCCGACACCAGAATCGTCAGCGACGGTGATGTACACGCGGAACTGGAAGTCGACGGCAGTGGCCTGATCATGCTGGCCGCGCCGTCGGTGCACGGCGTCAGCCCGAAGGTCGGGGTGAGTTCGACGACGATGATCGACGTCGACGACGTGGACGCGCACTGCGCGCGGGCAAGGGCGGCCGGCGCGAAGATCATCATCGAGCCCGAGCAGGCCTTCTGGGGAGATCGCCGCTACCAGGCCGCCGATGTCGAAGGGCACCTGTGGCACTTCCAGCAGCGAAAGCAGGCCTGA
- a CDS encoding cytochrome P450: protein MIESLPIESIADPRTYADGVPHAVFDHLREHQPVAWIEEPLLARGGVGGARVRWKGSGYWALTRHGDVAEASRRPAVFSSAAKGAFLVDPRTRADLERDRQLLVNMDDPQHVTLRKAINSAFSRKAVRHLHADIARHAHAVVAMVLAAERFDAVTDLAAELPLLVLAELLGMPPTDRRLLYDWSNRLVGFDDPAFGGGDIQTYRDTFAEAYAYALRLAADRRRNPGDDIVSMLVHADIGGRPIREVEFCQLWVLLVVAGNETTRNLISGSLLELARDPALLTEATDTARAVEELLRWVTPIMQFRRTATEDTALSGQVIRAGDKVVLYYISANRDRRVFDAPDRLRLTRDPNPHLAFGVGPHFCLGAHLARLEAVTLFDELRPHLHRFELLGPATRLASNFTNGITSLPARFAAS, encoded by the coding sequence ATGATCGAATCCCTGCCGATCGAATCCATCGCCGATCCGCGCACCTACGCCGACGGTGTACCGCACGCGGTCTTCGACCACCTGCGCGAGCATCAGCCGGTCGCCTGGATCGAGGAGCCGCTGCTGGCCCGTGGCGGGGTTGGCGGTGCGCGCGTGCGGTGGAAGGGCAGTGGCTACTGGGCCCTCACCCGCCACGGCGATGTCGCCGAGGCGTCGCGGCGGCCCGCGGTCTTCTCCTCGGCGGCCAAGGGCGCATTTTTGGTCGATCCGCGGACCAGGGCGGATCTCGAGCGCGACCGGCAGCTGCTGGTGAACATGGACGACCCGCAGCACGTCACGTTGCGCAAGGCGATCAACTCGGCCTTCAGCCGAAAGGCGGTGCGGCACTTGCACGCCGACATCGCCAGGCACGCGCATGCCGTCGTTGCGATGGTACTGGCCGCCGAGCGGTTCGACGCGGTCACCGACTTGGCCGCCGAATTGCCCCTGCTGGTGCTTGCCGAGCTGCTCGGGATGCCGCCCACGGACCGCCGATTGCTGTACGACTGGAGCAACCGGCTCGTCGGCTTCGACGATCCCGCTTTCGGCGGCGGCGACATCCAGACCTACCGGGACACCTTCGCGGAGGCGTACGCCTACGCGCTACGCCTCGCGGCCGATCGCCGCCGCAATCCGGGCGACGATATCGTCAGCATGCTCGTGCACGCCGATATCGGCGGGCGGCCGATCCGCGAGGTGGAGTTCTGTCAGCTGTGGGTGCTGCTCGTGGTGGCGGGCAACGAGACCACCAGGAACCTGATCTCCGGTTCACTGCTCGAGCTGGCGCGAGACCCCGCACTGCTGACCGAAGCCACCGATACCGCGCGCGCCGTGGAAGAACTGTTGCGCTGGGTCACCCCGATTATGCAATTCCGGCGGACGGCAACCGAGGACACCGCACTGAGCGGCCAGGTGATTCGAGCGGGTGACAAGGTGGTGCTGTACTACATCTCGGCCAATCGGGACCGGCGCGTGTTCGACGCGCCGGACCGGCTGCGATTGACGCGAGATCCTAACCCGCACTTGGCATTCGGGGTCGGCCCGCATTTCTGCCTCGGCGCCCATCTCGCCCGGCTGGAGGCGGTGACGCTGTTCGACGAGCTGCGGCCGCACCTGCACCGGTTCGAGCTGCTCGGCCCGGCGACCCGGCTCGCGTCGAATTTCACCAACGGCATCACCTCGCTGCCCGCGAGGTTCGCCGCTAGCTAG
- a CDS encoding AMP-binding protein, producing the protein MSALLRRMVRDRPEDVAIIDESGSVSWAELDDRVDQWAAMLRARGLKVGDHVCFVTGNRRETFEALLACLHTGLTVTPVNWHLTPHEIAHIVADSGSRCVLTEPRFAETAATGAAQAGGVDVRLTFGDQRIGDFIAVEPLLTGAAAGIQDECSGAVLLYTSGTSGLPRGVVSDRLVAGAPLERVEVLLTMLGERLGLPDQGRVLVAGPWYHSAQTFFSLYPLLRGCALVLMPRFDAAEALRLIDEQAITLSHLVPTHFVRMLRLDDATREAFRGTSLTRIWHGGGPCPPDVKWRMIDWWGEVFSEYYAATEGGIATFVDSATWLTRPGTVGKPLPPTELVIVDADGEPVGPGVVGKVYVHTPGQSFHYHNAPEKTLAAQLTPDTATYGDLGYLDDDGYLFIVGRTLDTIIAGGVNIYAAEVEAAILTHPGVRDAAVFGIPDEEFGERVAAVVELQPGTGLTADAVPAELDRVCRERLAGFKTPRAYAVVPKLPRDPSGKLRKAALRDEYSRRALARPASMTAARR; encoded by the coding sequence ATGAGTGCTTTGTTGCGGCGGATGGTCCGTGATCGTCCCGAGGACGTTGCCATCATCGACGAATCCGGTTCTGTCAGTTGGGCGGAGCTCGACGACAGGGTCGATCAATGGGCCGCGATGCTGCGGGCGCGCGGGCTGAAGGTCGGCGATCACGTCTGCTTCGTCACCGGTAACCGGCGCGAGACGTTCGAGGCGCTGCTGGCCTGCCTGCACACCGGGCTCACGGTCACCCCGGTGAACTGGCATCTCACGCCGCACGAAATCGCACACATCGTGGCCGATTCGGGGAGCCGCTGTGTGCTGACCGAGCCGCGTTTCGCCGAGACGGCCGCGACAGGCGCCGCTCAGGCGGGCGGTGTCGATGTCCGCCTGACCTTCGGTGACCAGCGGATCGGCGACTTCATCGCCGTCGAACCGTTGCTGACCGGCGCGGCGGCGGGCATCCAGGACGAGTGCTCGGGTGCGGTCCTGCTCTACACCTCCGGGACGAGCGGCCTGCCGCGCGGAGTGGTCTCCGACCGGCTCGTCGCAGGCGCGCCGCTGGAGCGTGTCGAGGTGTTGCTGACCATGCTCGGCGAACGCCTCGGGCTGCCTGACCAGGGTCGGGTCCTGGTGGCGGGGCCGTGGTATCACTCCGCGCAGACGTTCTTCTCGCTCTACCCGCTGCTGCGCGGCTGCGCGCTGGTGCTCATGCCACGGTTCGACGCGGCCGAGGCCTTGCGGCTGATCGACGAGCAGGCCATCACGTTGTCTCATCTGGTGCCGACCCATTTCGTCCGCATGCTCCGGCTGGACGACGCGACGCGCGAGGCGTTTCGCGGGACCAGCCTGACCCGGATCTGGCACGGCGGCGGTCCATGCCCACCAGATGTCAAGTGGCGCATGATCGACTGGTGGGGCGAGGTGTTCAGCGAGTACTACGCCGCCACCGAAGGCGGCATCGCCACGTTCGTGGACTCCGCCACGTGGTTGACCCGGCCCGGCACAGTCGGCAAGCCACTGCCGCCGACGGAACTCGTGATCGTCGACGCGGACGGCGAACCGGTCGGCCCCGGGGTTGTCGGGAAGGTGTACGTGCATACCCCCGGACAGTCGTTTCACTATCACAACGCACCCGAGAAGACCCTGGCCGCGCAGCTGACCCCGGACACCGCCACCTACGGTGACCTCGGCTATCTCGATGACGACGGCTACCTCTTCATCGTCGGCCGCACCCTGGACACCATCATCGCCGGTGGCGTCAACATCTACGCGGCCGAGGTCGAAGCGGCGATCCTGACCCATCCCGGGGTGCGCGATGCCGCGGTCTTCGGGATTCCGGACGAGGAGTTCGGCGAGCGAGTCGCCGCCGTCGTGGAACTGCAGCCCGGCACCGGACTCACCGCCGACGCGGTGCCCGCGGAGTTGGACCGGGTGTGCCGGGAACGGCTGGCCGGTTTCAAGACGCCGAGAGCCTATGCGGTCGTGCCGAAACTGCCACGGGATCCCTCCGGCAAACTCCGTAAGGCGGCGCTGCGCGACGAGTACTCACGACGGGCGCTCGCCCGCCCCGCTTCGATGACGGCGGCCCGACGATGA